The sequence TGTTCAACGACTACTAAACGAAAGGGAATAATAAGAACCCAGCAGTCGTGGATAATTCCATTCGTGAAATTATCAAACTGTATTAAAAATAATCTCTTTTACCATTCTCCGCCAATtaattgtatgaaactttgtcaaattCCTTTCCTCAAAGCCTTGGACCTATAAATGGCAAAATACTTTTAAATCTATGAGAACCTGAGAAGAAGATACTGTTTTGTCTTTTTTGTAGGCGAACTCTGAAAAATTCACTCAAGTAAATTCATAGTAATCATTTTTAGTAATAAACAATTACATTGTACTTTTTAGACTTCAAGCCTCATTACTTGCTGAAAATTACCTGAGACAAATATATGAataaccgatatcatttcgttctTTATTTACAGCACGTCACGCTGTCCAAAACCAATACCACTATGATGATGACTTTTCACCTGCGCCCTTTAGTCCAGCTGGACGTCGACCTCATCCTGGCACACAACAGCGTGCACTATCACATAAACAGGGACGCGTGTTTCCCGGTGCACTAGCcattaaaaaattagttttgctgAAATTCAAAAAGATTGTGCCCATTTCGTTGATTCTTCTCAGATCAAGTGATGCAAATGAAGCCGAATTAGTGCCAGTCTATCCAACCTCGGAAATTCCTGCCGATGTGCAATTTATACCAACACCAAACGGCATCTCTGGACATCGTGATGTACAAGCTATTGCCATACCCAGCGAATTGCATGACCAACTCGAGCTTAATGGTTTGGCTAACTTGGATAGCATACAAAATCTGTTGAATCAAGCCGAAGCTGGAGGTGATGTAGAAGTTGAAGAGAAAGATGAAAATAAACCAGTTGCTGTTGTCAATGAGCAACCAAATGCCGAAGATGAGCCACTCAATGTCAAGGAAGATGATGTGGACCAGCTACTAGATAATTTATCTGTAGATAAAACTAAAATTGCAACAGCAAATGTACAAGCCGTACGTCGTTTGGCTGTAGAAGATGCGCTACGACCAGCTGCTTTGCGCCAAACACATTTACAAGCCGGAATCGAGGAGGTTCCTTTGTTTTTGTACTCCGCCAAGGATACGCCGCAATTGGTACGCCCTGCACGTAAGGGTATACGTCAAAGTGTGCAGAAAGTTAGCCGACGTCATTATAACGCCTGAGTGCGTGAGACTGGCAACGAAGTGCGTGTGAAAAAATAGGCTAGTATAATTTTTAGGCCATTAGACTGAACAAAAAAATAAGAGAAACAtgagaaaaaagaaagaaaagatgctgagaaaatatttaatgcatttttatttgtatttattttggtTTCCAAGTGCGTGTGGGATATAGagttttacgccgatcacttaatcggcggcggcggcgcaggctctattatataccggcggcgtacgccggtgttcttactttgaaaagcttgaatttttgatttaaaaaaatagtttttatgaAAGGGTTTGTTTgtacgtatttaaggaaatcaacgtgttggccatttcgaaaagatccggggtctgctgaaaagaaatagagatacataaaatagtcacacttttgtctgcatatcacgtgcaaagcgtagtttcacctagggttaactccttaataatcgtcgcgaacacaaattctttaaatcatttgtggctccttggcggccacgcacaaagttgacttacggttgctattaatggtctattaatactcatgactctcgtggcacagggcacctccagttttttcggctgtttttaagagctgcaATTCctgatgtgcgaacagtagcaatcccgaccaccagtcgctaccggccttctgaccctcacaccatatgccagcacagaagctataggactgcgacttcgaacgcataccttcgtcgacgtcaatttcctagaagctctaggtgtagctccgaagactttccaacggatgcttttgccgagctacaccagagaaaccaattgaaacgttagggagttcggccaacgatgccgtcattgcgtaatgggtgaaaatcgtataatcgtcggcgcatctacataataaaaattttacaaggaccctggataaaatttttaaaatgtggaccagagtttgtagacgtttgtcttcacatcattgatttcaataatcttcgttaaatcaaaacgataatgtaacgaatttacttgcaaatcctcttacttgcaaccttctgctaagttcgcatcactaaactgttgaataaataactccaatatttaataatgcaaaatggcctttattatgcttaattgaaactgattctagcgcctctatctgtcgctgccttttataatctttgatttcctcgttcgcatcttctaggcgcttccatttccagaatctactagttggccatcagctatcaaatttctcagctgtaactacaattgcacgattttatagcttctctcattgcatactttcgggagtatctcagatatatgcatgtggatgtgctttgcttctcagctgcgtatacgtacatatgtgtagacataatgattgattcgtttatgtagatacataatgattgatttatggatgtgcatacaaggcgctgcttaccatcggcttagagatggcagtaccccttagttttgctataatattcgtaacaatattttagaatgaaagtcgaccgattttaagttgaaaaatgtttactgctgttttgcgacctaatgatataagagctcattattgaTGACCACGTACCTTCAgtcttcagactagttcgactgtccacttcgttagggtagtagcacacacgatAATTTTTTCGGCtgccttgggaaagcttttgcttcaccactttgagtgttcttgcgaacgacaaagcctcacctgctaaatacATATaagtgcctacgtattcacatttgtaaaaggagccgtaacgtgtaggtgatatttcaacttggttgataggctataatcaatgtaattaactccaagggaataattttgaatagggccgccaactttatgtcaaaccgggagacttgggtgtagaaggatgaagtgttaaaattaaaattaacatttcagacgctattttaaagtttcgcaaataaacaacagatgtttgaatgtaagcccaagtggtttttcaaacccttctcatacgtacatatattctcaacttaagtataaggtaaaaaacattttaaaggagtgtttatgcctctagaacctactaaaggattttgcatcactgatttcgcttatgctttcagccaatcgcaatataaaattaagaaaaaaaccggcattttttttgctttttttaacaacttgaaaacAATTGGAAACGCCTtgtgtaattttatttgaattcgttgttcattattttttggaaaGAATATGCAAATTGATTTTATAAGTTtattatataacgtttcttttagtgttttgttttaataacttggtgaattgggtggtGCAAAGtctgtgttaagctgacatcgaaaacacctgtttttttaaataatttttgaacagttagaaagagttaaatttcgcaattagtttcttataactgacagtgatgcgcatccgttaataccactttcgaccatatccggcCAATTTTCGatttgaacaataaatggcctaaacagtcttaaacgagtagaaaatatagtaccgcgccggacgccacCGGGCGCCGATATTTttcacattcggcggcggcgtgcgaaaaacgaacCTAATCGGCGGCGgaggcggcgtttatcggcggcgtatatctctagtgggATACACGCAACCTTTTTTTGCTCCTATAATTATGTCTGTATTATAGTCGCATTTTGCACCATTTAATTTGTCCCCGTTGGGTTGCATGGCTTATCAGCAGGCAAAAACAACACTGCGACATAGTTTTTACAAACTGAgtttgcttttttgttgtttgCTAGTTATTGTCACAGTGCTTTTCCTGCCAAGTTTTAGTATCGCTTCTTTTCAAACTTTCTGTCTctgttgttgtttctttttgCTTCTCCAATTTTGTTTTTCAGCCCTATCCTCGTTGTAAGTGTAATCAGTGCGATATGCGTACAACAACGACTCTTAAATGACTCATATCGCACACTTTGCATAAATTCGCCGAATTTGTAGTATATAGGATGAGATCCTTGGCTGGTTTGGGCTGACGCTTAACGTTAACTTCCCGATAAGAACTTTAAGCacatttcttttttcgtaattcgATTTAATGTATGGGAATGTTCAAGTTGGCTTGTGGGGGTGCAGCGATTATATTTACTTCGAAGGAGAGTGTTAAGCGTAAGCTTCAGTTTACGGGGTAAAAGTTGACTACTGGCGACTTCTTTTCCCGCACTGCTTTCCATGCAAGCTAAATTTGTCAGCAGAGTATTTGCTTGATGTACTTAACTGGGTTATGTGAAATTCAACTTCTTATTTGTTAGTGTATGGTTTTACCACAGGCATTTTAAATGTAATATGAAAATAATGGGATATCTCTCAACCAATACAGAGCCGAGTGGAGGTCCTACGTTCGTCTTCTAAACTGTTGTATTATTTAATTCCGATATACACACCAGTGACGAAGAGCTGTAACTGGTTGGAATGGTTGGAAGGTGGCGATATACAACTACGTCGGCGACTCAATATAAGAGGGCGCTCATGGTGAAGTCGATGCTCGATGCCGAAGTTGGAAATAGTATAGGTGGATGATGCTAAAATTAACCATTTGGAGGAGGGAACGTTGAATCAGTTGACAGATATCCAAGTGCGCAGCTGGCTGGAAACCAAATCGACTGGAGGAGTTAAACGATGTTGGACACTTGAGCGGCGGTGCTGATAATTTAGCCGTTGACTGGTGGTGTTGGAGTGGCTAATCGGGAGGAACCAGAGAACAATTGAGGAGTGGTGAATGGTTGATGATGAATTCTGGCGTAAATTAAAAGGGCATGTGTGGAGATTGTTCAGTAACGTCAGGTTAATTAATGCGAATCGGAAGGGTGGTGAAGTTAGGTTAGAGTGAACAGGCCGAACAATGTAAGGGCCTCGCATAAATGAATGATTCCATAGAGTTGTCAGAAATTTACACATCAAACCAACTAAAAATCTCTATCAAAACTGGGAccctttttttaaaaaaaatttcgttctCTTGACTAAGACAAGAAGCTTTATAGGACCTATGGCACCTGCGAGCGCAGATCACGAGCACGCAACGTGCTCTAATGTTTCCTCCTGCAATCCGTACGTTCTACGTCTGCTTTCACTGACGTGAACTAATTTAAAACATGTGACGCGCGAAAgtagtgttcagtcagaatacccatctcCCTCCTGTTTATCACTAAAAGTGACTGCTTTTCTCAAAGATTGTAACAtgtaaacatgtatttccgtaaCTTTCAGCACTCAGGTTGTTTGCACGCATTTCTTTCACGCATTTTCTTTCAGTCTTGACCAATCTGAATGGGACGTTTACGTTACAGGCCTATAGagatatatggggtattccatcccatttcgaccaattttgaacccgacccctttagaattggctgaaagtttttcttctttttctagcttacgaaaaacgtttttcagaattttttcaaattttttcatccaactcaaaaaaagttatgaattttgaaaaaaacaccgtttttgttttcaaaatgctataactttttcaaaaattgaccgtttggggtctttttttttaaattatttttaaatgtacttttaggaaaaaatacaacaaaatttttaaagtttttttttgttaatttttaagtttttcgagatttttcgaatttcgccattttttttttcataaaaaacttcaatcaattctgcaatcatccccactaatcccgtagtgggccgatttttttttatat is a genomic window of Eurosta solidaginis isolate ZX-2024a chromosome 4, ASM4086904v1, whole genome shotgun sequence containing:
- the LOC137248536 gene encoding uncharacterized protein; protein product: MNEKSVLSVTFFVLFLAYYAHARHAVQNQYHYDDDFSPAPFSPAGRRPHPGTQQRALSHKQGRVFPGALAIKKLVLLKFKKIVPISLILLRSSDANEAELVPVYPTSEIPADVQFIPTPNGISGHRDVQAIAIPSELHDQLELNGLANLDSIQNLLNQAEAGGDVEVEEKDENKPVAVVNEQPNAEDEPLNVKEDDVDQLLDNLSVDKTKIATANVQAVRRLAVEDALRPAALRQTHLQAGIEEVPLFLYSAKDTPQLVRPARKGIRQSVQKVSRRHYNA